A genomic region of Vibrio sp. 10N contains the following coding sequences:
- a CDS encoding ABC transporter substrate-binding protein, which yields MQKKTFIASVICGALFAGSAVTAQAEEIKQGGTLTVPIINTGFVDNFNPYTVKDIYNGTMFEPLMVFNNMTGETHWRLAESADYSDDLKTITIKLRDGLKWSDGSPLTAEDVAFSFEMTKKAPAFDLKGIWSGGNLKGIDVVDARTLKLNLAEADSTFLWNLADYHIVPKKVWSKAEDLTTFTNPNPIGSGPMTTVKYLKPQQMELCRNENYYLDNRPYLDCMTFRSYNDNSQIQPALIKGEIDWGSNFIADIESTFVKQNPENHHFWYPANDAIHLYVNTKEAPFDDIRVRQALSMALDREMIVDIAAYGYPTVNYNAGGIAELYKANIDQGVTEKYRNLTTYSPEEAKKLLDEAGLKDVDGDGYRDMPNGDKFTFDIEVVNGWTDWIQVVQMATEFFDEVGVKANVKTVDWAVYDKNLKDSNYKMSINWSMVSTNPILAYQAYFSSAYVGKIWHAGHGVNSPEIDQLINSFGKTGDKVKQQEIISELQEFTAQNLPFIPLFSNATWFQYNTKKIVGWPSEENPYIQPVFYDGGKRVIILNNLHLK from the coding sequence ATGCAAAAGAAAACATTTATCGCCTCAGTGATTTGTGGTGCATTGTTTGCTGGTAGTGCAGTAACTGCACAAGCGGAAGAGATCAAGCAAGGGGGCACGTTGACGGTGCCAATCATCAACACCGGTTTCGTTGATAACTTCAACCCATATACAGTAAAAGACATCTATAACGGTACTATGTTTGAGCCGCTGATGGTCTTCAACAATATGACGGGTGAGACGCACTGGCGTTTGGCGGAGTCTGCAGATTACTCTGACGATCTAAAAACCATCACAATCAAACTACGTGACGGCCTAAAATGGTCTGATGGTAGCCCACTGACGGCTGAAGATGTCGCTTTCAGTTTCGAAATGACTAAGAAAGCACCGGCATTTGACCTTAAAGGTATTTGGTCTGGTGGTAACCTAAAAGGTATCGATGTTGTTGATGCTCGTACGCTAAAGCTTAACCTTGCAGAAGCGGACTCTACATTCCTATGGAACCTTGCGGATTACCACATTGTTCCTAAGAAAGTATGGAGCAAAGCAGAAGACCTAACGACCTTTACCAACCCAAATCCAATTGGTAGCGGTCCAATGACGACGGTTAAGTACCTTAAACCGCAACAAATGGAGCTTTGCCGCAACGAGAACTACTACCTAGATAACCGTCCTTACCTAGATTGTATGACGTTCCGTTCTTACAACGACAACTCGCAAATTCAACCTGCACTTATCAAAGGTGAAATCGACTGGGGTTCAAACTTCATCGCTGACATCGAAAGTACTTTCGTGAAGCAAAATCCTGAGAACCACCACTTCTGGTACCCAGCGAACGATGCGATTCACCTATATGTGAACACAAAAGAAGCGCCATTTGATGACATCCGTGTTCGTCAGGCTCTTTCTATGGCACTTGACCGTGAAATGATCGTTGATATCGCCGCTTACGGTTACCCAACCGTTAACTACAATGCGGGCGGTATTGCTGAGCTTTACAAAGCAAACATTGACCAAGGTGTGACTGAGAAATATCGCAACCTAACAACATACAGCCCAGAAGAAGCGAAAAAGCTACTTGATGAAGCGGGTCTGAAAGACGTCGACGGTGATGGCTACCGTGATATGCCAAACGGTGACAAGTTCACATTTGACATTGAAGTTGTTAACGGCTGGACTGACTGGATCCAAGTAGTTCAAATGGCAACGGAATTCTTCGACGAAGTTGGCGTAAAAGCGAACGTTAAGACTGTTGACTGGGCGGTTTACGATAAAAACCTAAAAGACAGCAACTACAAGATGTCTATCAACTGGTCAATGGTTTCAACTAACCCAATCTTGGCATACCAAGCTTATTTCTCATCTGCGTATGTAGGTAAGATTTGGCACGCTGGCCACGGTGTAAATAGCCCAGAAATCGATCAGCTAATCAACAGCTTCGGTAAGACGGGTGACAAAGTGAAGCAGCAAGAGATCATCTCTGAACTGCAAGAGTTCACGGCGCAAAACCTACCGTTTATCCCGCTGTTCTCTAACGCGACTTGGTTCCAGTACAACACTAAGAAAATTGTTGGTTGGCCAAGCGAAGAAAACCCATACATTCAACCTGTATTTTACGATGGTGGTAAGCGAGTCATTATCCTAAATAACTTGCACCTTAAGTAA
- a CDS encoding ABC transporter permease, with protein MSFLARRFGFYFTAFLIAISFNFMLPRLMPGDPVDALFAAAQGRMDPAQMDAVREMYGFVDGNVFVQYIHYIKSVFTLDLGPSVLMFPINVSEVIAMALPWTMFLALGSLIVALIIGVSIGTYASYRREGFFGQVVPPVLAFISNFPYIVTALLLFYFFGLKMELLPLAYTYDPSLEPGWTWEFIASVAKHAVLPVGSMVVVGIATWVFNMRNAMINVLGEDYVTMAEAKGLSSFRVMYRYAGRNAILPVATAIAMAIGFSFAGSIMTEVVFNYQGLGNILLKGIVARDYPLIQAILLILVTAVLTANFIADLLYVWLDPRISN; from the coding sequence ATGTCGTTTTTAGCTCGCCGTTTTGGCTTCTACTTTACTGCGTTTTTAATCGCAATCTCATTCAACTTTATGTTGCCACGCCTGATGCCGGGTGATCCTGTTGATGCACTGTTTGCAGCTGCTCAAGGTCGTATGGATCCGGCTCAAATGGACGCCGTTCGTGAAATGTACGGCTTCGTCGATGGCAACGTATTTGTTCAATACATTCACTACATCAAAAGTGTATTCACTCTTGATCTTGGTCCTTCAGTGTTGATGTTCCCAATCAACGTATCGGAAGTGATTGCTATGGCGTTGCCATGGACCATGTTCCTGGCGCTTGGCTCATTGATTGTTGCCTTAATCATTGGTGTAAGCATCGGTACTTATGCTTCTTATCGCCGTGAAGGTTTTTTTGGTCAAGTTGTACCACCGGTATTGGCGTTTATTAGTAACTTCCCATATATCGTAACCGCTCTTTTGCTGTTCTACTTTTTCGGTTTGAAAATGGAATTGCTGCCACTGGCGTATACGTACGATCCGTCGCTTGAGCCAGGTTGGACTTGGGAGTTCATTGCAAGTGTGGCTAAGCACGCGGTATTGCCAGTCGGTTCCATGGTGGTAGTTGGTATCGCTACTTGGGTGTTCAACATGCGTAATGCGATGATCAACGTGCTTGGTGAAGATTACGTAACTATGGCGGAAGCCAAAGGTCTTAGCAGCTTCCGAGTGATGTACCGCTACGCAGGTCGCAACGCTATCTTGCCAGTTGCAACCGCGATTGCGATGGCGATTGGTTTCTCTTTCGCAGGCTCGATCATGACGGAAGTGGTATTTAACTACCAAGGTCTTGGTAACATCCTACTAAAAGGCATTGTTGCTCGTGACTACCCGCTTATCCAAGCCATTCTGCTTATCTTAGTGACCGCAGTTCTGACTGCTAACTTTATTGCCGATCTTCTTTACGTTTGGCTTGACCCACGAATTTCCAACTAG